Within the Miscanthus floridulus cultivar M001 chromosome 17, ASM1932011v1, whole genome shotgun sequence genome, the region AAAAGACGATCACTTTTCTGGTGCTCACCTTTCTTTTGTTCATCTCTCCACAACAACTCCTTATCAGCAAGTGCAACAGCTACTTCAGAACAACTCAAGGCAATTTGTTAAAAAGCTTTCGCTTTTGAGAAAATTTTCCCCAAAAATGGCAGGTCAAGGAGATGACGACGTTGCCAAACAAGAATACGAGATGAGTGGGGAATGGGTCTAAAATGCCAAGACAAGGGAATTTTACTTTATGAGTAGAGACTAATAAAGATAAATGAACGAATTTTATCGATCGAACACTCTTTCTTTTCCATTTCCATTACTATGATGGAGTAAATCGATCGAACACTTACCGCGAGAAGATGAGAAGAGCGGTTCTCGATCTCGCCGATCATGTCCCTCGCGGCGGCGGCACcgccaccggagccagcgtcgCCGGCAGCGCCGCCGTCCCTAGACCTGGAGTCCCTCCGCATTAGCGAGTGGTAGAACTCCACTACCTCGGGGACTCGCCTGACGCacggggcgggcgccggggccgTCGCAAAGGACGACGCTTTGGAGCTCCTTTTCGCCgccggtggaggtggcggcggcggcacagGAGGCCCCgcccctccgcctccgccgccgctgctgctcaaGGTCGACGGTGACGAGCTCGCGCTGCGGCGTCCGCGCGCCGGCAttgacggcggcggtggaggaggtggaggcggtggtggGGCGGGTATCGGCGGGAGCTTGAAGAGCTCTGGCACGCGGCTTCTCGACGCCGCGGTGTCTGAAGAGTGGGCCGGCGTCGATGGCGCCGACGACGAGGAGCTGGACGAGGAGTTCGCCGGCGAGGCGCCCGACGAGCCGGAGAAGTAGGACGACCTGGACTTGTGAGGCGCCGGCAttggcgggggcggcggcggcggaggcggaggcgcggGAGGAGGGACAATCGACAGCCCGGGCACGACCGCGTTGCTCGCCGCATTGTAGCGGCCGGACAAGGAGTTGTCggacgacaccgacgacgagcagTCATCATGGTCGGGCTCGGGGTCGGGGTCCCGCCGCCGTCGCCTCTTGACCTCCGccacctccttctccaactcaaCCACCCGCTGCTGGCTGGtcctggcggcggcgacggcgtcgTCGAGCTCGGCGCGGAGGCGCGCGTTCTCGTCCTGGAGCCGCGTCAGCGCGTCGCGGCAGCGGCCGAGGTCGCTGCTCTTGGCGGCGAGCTCGGTCTCGAGGAACGGCACGATGGCGACGGTCTCCTTGAGGATCTTGCTCTCCAGCAGCTCGGTGCGGAGGCGGGACTCCCGCTCCCGGAGCTCCTCGACGAGGCGGGCGaggtcggcgacggcggcggggccCGGGCCCGGCGGCGGCTCGGGCGGCCCCGCCGCGCGCGCCGGCTGTACCTGCGCGGACGACCGCGGGAAGTAGCGCGAGAACGGCCCGCCGCCGCCCTTGGACCCCGACCCGGGCGGCGCCGCTGGCGAGCCGGACGACCGCCGGCGCGGCGTCTCCGGCtgccccgccgccgcggccgacCCGGGAAGCTGCAGCGGCGCCCGCGCCTTGcgcgaggacgaggtggaggaggcggcggccccGGGCTTGGGTGTCGCCGGGCTCCGCTGGAAGCCCATGGCCGCCTTGACGCGGCCGGCCACCATGGCTGGCTGCTGGCTGATGCTTCGCCGGCCGTGGAATACGAAATGGACGCCTAGGATTGCGCCACGGGCATGGCGTTCGAGGAGCGGTCGTCGGTGTTGTAGTAGGCTAGGCTTTTTTTGGCGTGCGGTTGGGTCGTGGGATCTTAAAAGAGAGAGGTGAAGTGGGGCACGGCGTTCGAGGAACGGTCTTTCGTCAATTGGTCTGCTGGTGCTGGGAGTGATGAATAGTGGAGTGTTGGGTGGTAAAATATATATACTCGTCAGCTTCAGCTCGTTGGACGTTGGGGGTGGAATGTGAACGTTGGGGGGAATTGGCGAAAGGCGTTGGCACGCCACGTCGCCACCGGACCCAGACAATCCACAGCTGCAtctgctttgcatgttctgaatCTGGAAACCACTGCTTTTCCTCCTTTCCTCAGTTCCTTGATCTGTTTATTTGTCAGCTCAGTGAGATGCCCTATAACCGATGATGCCCTTTTCTGGCTTTCTTGCCGTTGATTCACGCAGATGAAACCCCGAATGCCAAATCCCACATACCCACGAGATTTGAAAATTGTTGGGTTGAGCTTGCGTGCAATCGCATTCATGCTACAATACAGATGACGCACACGCACGGCGGCACGGGGGTACGAACGGCGATTCGTGCACCAGCTGCGGCGACGTGTTACACCACGTACTAGTATGGTATGCTAACTGCCACCGTGAAGCATGGCACTACTGGAGACTGATATGCATGGAGTATGTGATGTGACGACGGGATCCCAGTGAGAGTGACGTGGGTAAATCGTTCGGTTGGAGACTTCCTCCTCCTCGCTTCCAGGCAGCGCATGGAGGCTTGGAGTTGGAGCCCGCCAAAATTCGAGGGAAAGCGTGCGTGCGAGTGCCATCCTTTGCTTGTCCGTACCTAGGCACGGTGCTGGACCACGGAggcgcgtcgccgtcgccgcgccAGCGGCCCAGGGCTCGGTAAGTGGCGCGCACTGATGCTATGTAGAGCTAGCTAGGCGTGACTCCATGCAGATGCAGGCATGCAACGCGCCCAGCTCTGCACCAGGTGCGTACTACGCCATGCATGCCATGCGCTGGTGACACGTACAGCGCTCCTACTGCTACTGGCCGGGACGCCTGGTTTCAAATTGTACACCAAGCGCAGAGTTGGAGTAATGGCACTGCACGGAACACGCCGCGCCGAGGAAATAAAGGCAGGGGAGCCGCTACGACTACGAGGTACTAGGAGCAACCGTTACCGTTGCTGTGCGGTGGTTCCGGCCGGCGGAGCGGCCAACGCACGCACGCGCACGCTCTAGCGCGGTCGCCGCACAGATCTCACGTGATAGATGTACATGTACGAGTAGATCTTTGCATGCTGTgcagacaagaagaagatccatcATTAGCAACGGTGGTTAAGGGAATGATGGAATGATTAGCAAGCAACCCAGGTAGATGGCGGCATGGCGCCACGTCGTCGGTTGTCAGGTCCCGCCACCCACGCACGGCGACACACACGACCGTGCTACGTGCACGCCATGGCATCGCTCTCAAGTCTCTAGTGGTACTTGTGCTCTGCTGATCCGACACGTACTCCGCCCGGTTCGTCGGCGGCAAACCACAAACCCCACAGAGCCATCGATGCAGATCACTTCACTGATAAACAACCCATTGGTTTCGGGCAGAGACCAGACGAGAATGATGGCATCTCACTCCCGCCACGCGACGAGCGGCCGATCAGCCGGTGTCACTCACTTGATTGCTGATTTTACTCTCACTCACTCAACTCACGCTCGGCTCGGAGCACTTGTTATTTACCTTGCGACTGTGTGTCGTACTGTCGTGGTGCAGAGCGCAGGCAGCTTCGGCTTGTGTTTGCATGGTTGCTCACTTGCTCTCACAGTCTCACTTGGCCGCATTATATTTTGGATGTGAAAGTACGCTTAGGTGGATGCAGTAGCATGGGAAAAAAGGAGTGTTTTTAGTATTGTTTGATTGGTTGTTGAGACGCATACAATAGCATTATAGTATCTTgtatattaattaattaattaattaattaattaattaattatatatatatatacacacgagTGGATACACGCAAAAGGTTTGTGCATCTTTGTACTAAGATACAAAAGAGTTTGATTACTGGACAGGCATGAAAAGATTTTAAACACAGCCTCGGCCCACCCAAGTCCGATCGGTTTAGCCCTTTAGCTAATAATTAGTCAGTCTGGGCGTTTGGTTTTAACCGACAATTCGGTTCTGTTAATTCGGTTATTTAAAACTTCGGTTTTCAGACTTCAGCCCCCGATCGGTTCTCCAGAAAACAGGAAACCGCATAATTCGGTTTCGATTTTTTCTATTCGGTTTTCGGTtttaaccgaaataaccgaaacTCCAGAAAACAAGCTTACAAGCTTACATAAATTCAAGCACTCCAGAAAACAAGCTTACAAGCCTCAAGTGATATATTAGTACAGTGTATGAATTCAACAAATCAACAAGCTTACATAAATTCAACAAATCAACAAGCTTACAAGCCTCAAGACAACAGTACAGAATAGAATTACATAGATTCTAGAGTTCTTTATTATTCAAATAGAGAAGTAGCCGCAGGCCAGCAGCAGCATCATATGCCAGGATCCATTCCATACACCAAGACACCAAGTGGGGAGACAAGTACTGGACAGAATCACATTTGAAGTACTACAAGCATCGTATGACTGGAGCATCAGCAGTCCACAGTCCTGCAGCCATCAAGTGATCTCAGTGACTCAATTAGTGAATCTCAACAGTCCAAGAAATATTAAACAGATGAATGTACTTATGTACAAAACCTGCAATATAAATTTACCTTTTACCAGGTGATCAGGAGTCAGGACTCAGTAGTTGTAGTAGCTTTCTTAGAAATGGACAGGCCACCAAGttctaaaataaataaagaataGATGATCTAAGTTAGTACAGTGTATGAATCATGAAGCACATTAGAAGCAACTAATAATTTAATATGTTACCTTCCTCAAGCAAAAATATTTGTTCGCTGTCCTCTTCAACACTAACATAGTTTCCTCCACGAAGCCAATCATTTGCACAAACGAGGCGCTCAACCATTTTTGGGGTTAGTGAGGTCCTAAAGTCATCAAGAGTTCGGCCACCAGCACTGAAGGCTGACTCAGAGGCAACTGAGGTGATAGGAATCGCCAACAGATCATGGGCCATTCTAGATAATATTGGGAATCTTATTGAATTAGCCTTCCACCACTTTAGAATGTCAAATCCTTTTGTGTCCAGCTCATTATCTTCTGATAGATACTTGTCTACCTCAGATTTGACAGTTCCACCCTCACTGTTAATCTGCTCAGTAATTACTGACATCCACCTACTCACTCTTGTGCTGGTTTCAGCTGATTCAGATTCAGTAGGTTGTGGTGCCTTATCTTTTGGGGCATACATTTCCTTGTACTCTTCAAACAAAGCACGAAAATAAGTGTTCACTATATCCCACAGCTTTTCTCCTATTGTATCCCCAAACATTACCTTAATTCCCATTCTAATGCATTTGAAAGTTTGTATCTAGGATCAATAGCAACACAGAAGAAAACAATGAAGTTGAGCAGCTGATCCCCCTTAtctttctctcctctcttctctctgtcTCCCAACCTCTCACCATACTTATCTCCCTAGTACTTGTAGTACTTCACTAACATTCTCATACCCATTTCCTTACACAGGTTGTCTTCATTATGACACCATTCTCTCAGCAGAAGTAATACATCAGCAATCTCATGAAAATAAGTGTGAGATGTTGGACGACTTTGTATAGAAACACGGAGAGTGAGGTCATAAAAGTGTTCAAGAAACTCAGCCATCTTCCTAGCATTATCCCAATCTATTTTTGTTGGTACCCCTGGACCATTCTCTCCTTCTAATTCTAATTTGTAGTATGGGTCTTCATCACTATATCTTTCAAATGCTTTTTGGTACTTCTGTGCAGCATTTAACATAAGGTAGGttgagttccatctagtgcaaATATCTAAGTTAAGAAATGCTTTGCTCTGTACCTTGGCTAACTCAGCACATTTCTTAAATTTTACCAACCTAGATGTTCCACACCTGATAAACTTAACAGCAGCACGGACACGCTGAATTGATATATCAATTTCCTTCAACCCATCACCTACTATTAGGTTGATAATGTGAGCAGCACATCGCATATGCAGGTACTCTCCTTCAGCAAAACAACCTTTTGACTCATTCAAGATCCGCCTCACATACTTAATTGCGTTATTGTTTGCACTAGCATTGTCTACTGTTATTGTGAAAACCTTGTCAATGCCCCACTCAGCCAAACAATTCTCTAATGATTTCCCAATGTCCTCCCCTCTATGGCCCTTAGCCAAGAAAAAACCAATAACTTTCTTCCTTAGGTTCCAATCATTGTCAATAAAATGGGTTGTAACACACATATAGTTTTGGCTATTCTTTGCAGTCCATGTGTCAGTTGTGAGGCAAACTCTTTCACAATTTTCCTTAAaaattttcttaagcttttcttTCTCATCTTTATATACTTTAACACAAGCTCTAGTGATTGTTCTTCTAGATGGCAGAATAAACCGTGGACATGCTTCTGCCATTAATTTCCTAAGACCAGAACGTTCAGATAACATAAATGGTTGTTCATCTTCAATTATCATCTCAGCAAAAATCCTTCTAAGTTTATCAGGATCAAATTTCCAAGTGGTTACAATACCCATACTACTAGTGCCAGCACATGGTGTCAGTTGCAAAGTTGCTTGATTATCAACTACTGGTTTGTTTGGATTCTTTTTGCAAATCTTCAGATGAGCTTTCAAGGATGACGTACCATTTGTTCTTGAGCCACAATGAAACAGCTTTTGACACCACTTGCACTTGGCTCTCTCTTCCCCATTATCAAGTTTGACCTTGCTGAAACTATCCCATACATCAGATCTTAGAGCCATGGGTTTCCTTTTCCTGGATTCTTCATCCGCTTTCTCTCCATCCTTGCTCTCCTGCAGTCCTGCTGCTCCTTGCTTGCATCTACCACTCCAGTCGTTGACGCTCCAGCTTTAGTTTCTTGAGTTTGAGTCTGATTAATCTCACAAGCAACAGTTTCATCTGTGTCCCCCATCTAGAAACGAAATGTTTCAAATCAAGAATTAACAACAGCAAGGAGAAGACCAGAAGACCAGAAGAAGAATTGAAGCTCGATCTAAACTTACATTGGAGGACTGCTCCGTCCGCGCCGCCGTTGTCTTGGTCGGAGAACTTCACGAGGGTGTTGCCGGGCGCCTGGCCGCCTGCCGCGCCTCCTCCCTGGTCCCTGCGAGGCTGCGACTGCGCTCTCAGCCTTCCGCCTCCTGCCTCCCTTCTCCTCGCCGGCTCGCCGTGACCTGCTCCAGTCGCCCGCCGGCCGCCACTCGACGATTTAGGGTTAGGGAAGGGAATGGCGAGCGTCCGAGAGAGCGGGATGAGCGGCTGCGGCGCTGCCTCTCTGCGCGCTGAGCTGCGGGATGGCCGGATGGGGGTTTCCTTTGCGTCTTGATGGGCCGTCAAACTATGGGCCGTGAGGGACTGAGGGCACAGCATGCACTTCGGTTTGTTCGGTTCCTCGGTTCGATTTGAGTAGAAAACCGAAGCCGAAGCCGAACACCGAACAGTGCAAAATCATAAACCGAACCGACAACAAAAAACCGAACAAACCGATATTTCGGTTCGgtgcggttcggttcggttcggtttgcGGTTTGCAGGTAAAAAGTGCCCAGGCTGAATAATTAGTATGCTTAATTTATTAGCAAATCTGTTTGAATCCATTAGCATTAACTTTGGCTGCTACTACCTCCATTCTATTTTATAATACGTACACGCATACCAAGATTCAAACTTCAAAATCTTTGACTAATAATTTCTAATTATCATAATATAAACTTAATATAgttagatttgtaattaaatCTACTAGTTCAATTCACCATAAGTTTATAAGtacaaataatataatataaaataaataaacggCCAAAGTGTAATTTAAAAGACCCGTGTCATATCAAGTTGTGCCTTATAAAAGAGAATCGAGGGAGTAA harbors:
- the LOC136517925 gene encoding protein INCREASED PETAL GROWTH ANISOTROPY 1-like is translated as MVAGRVKAAMGFQRSPATPKPGAAASSTSSSRKARAPLQLPGSAAAAGQPETPRRRSSGSPAAPPGSGSKGGGGPFSRYFPRSSAQVQPARAAGPPEPPPGPGPAAVADLARLVEELRERESRLRTELLESKILKETVAIVPFLETELAAKSSDLGRCRDALTRLQDENARLRAELDDAVAAARTSQQRVVELEKEVAEVKRRRRRDPDPEPDHDDCSSSVSSDNSLSGRYNAASNAVVPGLSIVPPPAPPPPPPPPPPMPAPHKSRSSYFSGSSGASPANSSSSSSSSAPSTPAHSSDTAASRSRVPELFKLPPIPAPPPPPPPPPPPSMPARGRRSASSSPSTLSSSGGGGGGAGPPVPPPPPPPAAKRSSKASSFATAPAPAPCVRRVPEVVEFYHSLMRRDSRSRDGGAAGDAGSGGGAAAARDMIGEIENRSSHLLAIKSDVERQGDFIRFLINEVQGAAFVDIEDVVTFVKWLDVELSRLVDERAVLKHFDWPEGKADALREAAFGYRDLKKIESEASSFCDDPRQPCSSALKKMQALFEKLEHGVYSLVRVRDGAMSRYRGYQIPWEWMQDTGIVSQMKLQSVKLAMKYLRRVSSELEAIQVGPDEEELVLQVVRFAFRVHQFAGGFDGDTMRAFQELKEKASTFQQRESQNQHLQQQRLTGGS